A genomic window from Bacteroidales bacterium includes:
- a CDS encoding purine-nucleoside phosphorylase — MVDKVLNTVAYIEEKINDFRPDWGIILGTDLGGLVNEIEIVHTFHYRDIPNFPESTVESHKGLLIFGYLSGQKVVAMQGRFHYYEGYTMDQVTFPVRVMKFLGIRRLIISNASGGVNPDYEIGDIMILNDHINLMPNPLIGENIAMLGSRFPDMSEPYDKKMIDTGQEIAKRLKIRCHTGCYVGLTGPTLETPKEYQYVRIIGGDVVGMSTVPEVIVARHMSLPCFAVSIITDLGVPGKIKEVGISDVVNAAGEAEPKMTEMIKELIMVTV; from the coding sequence ATGGTGGATAAAGTTTTAAATACAGTGGCATATATCGAGGAGAAGATCAATGATTTTCGTCCCGATTGGGGTATTATATTAGGTACAGACCTGGGTGGTCTTGTCAATGAAATTGAGATAGTCCATACCTTTCACTACAGGGATATTCCGAATTTTCCCGAATCGACAGTGGAAAGCCATAAAGGTCTCCTTATTTTTGGCTATTTGTCGGGACAGAAGGTTGTAGCCATGCAGGGCAGGTTTCATTATTATGAAGGATATACCATGGATCAGGTTACTTTCCCGGTCCGTGTGATGAAATTCCTGGGTATTCGTCGCCTGATCATATCCAATGCAAGCGGTGGAGTCAACCCTGATTACGAAATCGGAGATATCATGATCCTGAATGACCATATCAATCTGATGCCGAACCCATTGATTGGAGAAAACATCGCGATGCTGGGTTCCCGCTTCCCGGATATGAGTGAACCATATGATAAGAAGATGATCGACACTGGGCAAGAGATTGCAAAGCGCCTGAAAATACGCTGCCATACAGGATGCTATGTCGGGCTAACCGGACCGACACTGGAAACCCCTAAAGAATACCAGTATGTCCGGATAATCGGAGGAGATGTTGTGGGAATGTCTACTGTTCCTGAAGTAATTGTAGCACGTCATATGAGCCTCCCTTGTTTTGCAGTTTCCATTATTACCGATCTGGGTGTTCCCGGAAAAATCAAAGAAGTAGGCATTTCAGATGTAGTAAATGCAGCCGGTGAAGCAGAGCCTAAGATGACCGAAATGATCAAGGAATTGATCATGGTAACGGTTTAA
- a CDS encoding MmcQ/YjbR family DNA-binding protein — protein MNIEELREYCLSVKGASESFPFDDTILVFKIMGKMFAYISITPKDSFKVNLKCDADRSVELRERYEGVERGHYANTLLWNAVGLESDVSDILIKELIDHSVSEVIRKLPKKLREEYKHLKE, from the coding sequence ATGAATATTGAAGAGTTGAGGGAGTATTGCCTGTCAGTAAAAGGAGCTTCGGAAAGCTTTCCATTTGATGATACAATACTAGTCTTCAAAATAATGGGAAAAATGTTCGCTTATATCAGTATCACACCCAAAGATAGTTTCAAGGTAAACCTGAAATGTGATGCGGACCGTTCTGTTGAACTAAGGGAGCGTTATGAGGGTGTGGAAAGGGGACATTATGCCAATACCCTGCTCTGGAATGCTGTTGGTCTTGAAAGTGATGTATCCGATATTTTGATCAAAGAATTAATCGATCATTCGGTAAGTGAGGTCATCAGGAAATTACCGAAAAAATTACGGGAAGAATACAAACATCTGAAAGAATAA